The window TCCTTGTCGGGCAGCTCATCCCATACCTGAGGTAAAAAGGTTGCCTGATACGGGCCTCTTCGTATAATCACTCCATCAATATTAGGTCTAACCTTGTTGAGTAATTCCTTGGAAGAGGAAAATTTTAATTGCGTGGGAATGGTAAGAATCGACAATTCAATATTTACTATAAAAAATTCTTCTCTTGCAAGTGGATAAAAACGTGGATCTCTAAATGCAGCATTAATTGCATTGTCTATCACATCGAGAATCAGAGGACGAACAGGCACAATCGTTCCAATGCAGCCTCTTAGCTTTCCATTTATTGTGAGCGTTACAAAAGTACCTCTATCTTCCCAGGATTCAGGATCTGGAAAATCATCTTCTGAAACAACAATTTTTTCCTTGCGGTCCAGATAATTCTTTATAGCATCCCTTGCAACTTTCAAAAGGTCTTTTTTAAGCTGCATCTCCATAATTGTCACCCTTTATAGAAAACATAAGCGCCATATCCCACTA is drawn from Caldisericota bacterium and contains these coding sequences:
- the amrA gene encoding AmmeMemoRadiSam system protein A, whose amino-acid sequence is MEMQLKKDLLKVARDAIKNYLDRKEKIVVSEDDFPDPESWEDRGTFVTLTINGKLRGCIGTIVPVRPLILDVIDNAINAAFRDPRFYPLAREEFFIVNIELSILTIPTQLKFSSSKELLNKVRPNIDGVIIRRGPYQATFLPQVWDELPDKEAFFKHLCLKAGLSEDCFQMDGLEVYIYHVDSFPEEDFK